One window of Treponema denticola genomic DNA carries:
- the rsgA gene encoding ribosome small subunit-dependent GTPase A, whose product METILNFGFEDFFKDKKIEKEVGRIIFFGGTSYKIICKDGEKEARLKGSFKKECEISGTYPAVGDWIGFESQENSSIALIDFLYERKNKISRTDPRSGIELEQIIAANIDTAFICMSLNKDFNLNRLARYVFALQNVESVLLLTKADLSETRDDAENLIKKIYPHLKVYCISIFEPESLKNIKHYFKKGKTSVLLGSSGVGKSSLINSLTGKEILRTSDINKKIDKGVHTTTNRQIISLGKDAGVIMDTPGMKVLGIWDSDSGENSFADITELKSKCLFSDCTHTCEKGCAVLEALKTGLLDKNRYELYLQLLKEDRRKIRREKRQEKFLIKKEEKSKSAKRRFKEKKNIKQTFKKDLDELLYE is encoded by the coding sequence ATGGAAACAATTTTAAATTTCGGCTTTGAAGATTTTTTTAAAGATAAAAAAATTGAAAAAGAGGTTGGGCGTATTATTTTTTTTGGCGGGACTTCCTATAAAATAATATGTAAAGATGGCGAAAAAGAAGCCCGCTTAAAAGGCTCTTTTAAAAAAGAATGCGAGATATCAGGTACATATCCCGCTGTAGGAGATTGGATAGGTTTTGAGTCTCAAGAAAATTCTTCGATTGCACTTATAGATTTTTTATATGAGCGCAAAAATAAGATTTCCCGAACGGATCCTAGGTCAGGCATTGAGCTTGAACAAATTATTGCGGCCAATATTGATACGGCTTTTATATGTATGTCCTTAAATAAGGATTTTAATTTAAACCGTTTGGCTAGATATGTTTTTGCTCTGCAAAATGTTGAAAGCGTTTTACTTTTAACTAAGGCGGACTTATCCGAGACAAGGGATGATGCCGAAAATTTGATAAAAAAGATTTATCCTCATTTAAAAGTCTATTGCATAAGTATTTTTGAACCTGAAAGTTTAAAAAATATAAAGCATTACTTTAAAAAAGGAAAGACTTCGGTACTGCTCGGTTCTTCCGGTGTCGGAAAGTCAAGCCTCATAAACAGCCTGACGGGGAAAGAAATTTTACGTACAAGCGACATTAATAAAAAAATAGATAAGGGCGTTCATACTACAACGAACAGGCAGATAATTTCTTTAGGAAAAGATGCAGGTGTTATAATGGACACTCCCGGAATGAAGGTTCTGGGTATTTGGGATTCGGACAGCGGGGAAAATTCTTTTGCCGATATTACCGAGCTAAAATCCAAGTGTCTTTTTAGCGACTGTACGCATACATGCGAAAAAGGCTGTGCCGTTTTAGAGGCTCTTAAAACGGGCTTACTGGATAAAAACAGGTATGAACTTTACCTGCAATTATTAAAGGAGGATAGAAGAAAAATAAGACGGGAAAAACGGCAGGAAAAATTCTTGATAAAGAAGGAAGAAAAATCCAAGTCGGCAAAAAGGCGCTTTAAAGAAAAGAAAAACATAAAACAAACCTTTAAAAAAGATTTGGATGAACTTCTTTATGAATAA
- a CDS encoding CTP synthase → MKSKFIFITGGVVSSLGKGLTAASIGMLLKSRGYSVVNQKFDPYLNVDPGTMNPYQHGEVFVTEDGGETDLDLGHYERFTDVPLHKFNSTSAGKVYLAILDRERAGGYNGGTVQVVPHVTDEIQSRIIGTAEQTKADFVISEIGGTVGDIEALPFIEAIRQIRYTVGKENCMFVHLGLLPYLKECGEIKTKPMQHSVKELLSFGIQPDILICRSEKRLSKPTREKLSLFSNIPQDAIIENLTAKSIYEVPLMLEEAGLGKVLCKLFNIENKEPNLEEWKKMVQTYYNPEKEITIALVGKYVELPDAYLSVAEALTAAGIYHKTSIKLLWIDSKKIETKEDAAAFLKDADGIIVPGGFGDRGINGMLLTAQFARENKIPYFGICLGMQIAAIEYALNALHIEEANSSEFDKNAKNPVIDLMPDQKDVKIGGTLRLGLYRCMIAEGSLAEKAYKSHEIQERHRHRYEFNNLYREKFDNSDMIFSGLNPERNLVEIVELKSHPWFAAVQFHPEFASRPNKPHPLFRDFIEAAIKNK, encoded by the coding sequence ATGAAATCTAAGTTTATCTTTATAACAGGCGGAGTTGTTTCATCTTTAGGCAAGGGCCTAACGGCAGCTTCTATAGGAATGCTTTTAAAAAGCCGCGGATATTCCGTAGTCAATCAAAAATTTGATCCTTACTTAAACGTAGATCCGGGTACTATGAACCCCTACCAGCACGGTGAAGTCTTTGTTACGGAAGACGGGGGCGAAACCGACCTCGACCTAGGCCACTACGAAAGATTTACCGATGTTCCCCTGCATAAATTTAACAGCACCTCAGCCGGAAAAGTCTATCTAGCCATCTTGGACAGAGAAAGAGCCGGAGGCTATAACGGCGGCACCGTTCAGGTTGTTCCCCATGTTACCGACGAAATCCAGTCCAGAATTATAGGAACGGCTGAACAAACAAAAGCCGACTTTGTTATTTCCGAAATAGGCGGCACCGTGGGAGATATAGAAGCCCTCCCCTTTATCGAAGCTATCCGCCAAATCCGCTACACTGTCGGAAAAGAAAACTGCATGTTCGTTCACTTAGGTCTTTTACCCTATCTAAAAGAATGCGGCGAAATCAAAACAAAACCGATGCAGCACAGCGTAAAAGAGCTTTTAAGTTTCGGTATACAGCCTGACATTCTAATTTGCCGAAGCGAAAAACGCCTTTCAAAACCGACTCGAGAAAAGCTAAGCCTTTTTTCAAACATTCCTCAAGATGCAATAATCGAAAACTTAACTGCAAAATCTATTTACGAAGTTCCGCTGATGCTGGAAGAAGCAGGTCTTGGAAAGGTTTTGTGTAAGCTTTTCAATATTGAAAATAAAGAGCCTAATCTTGAAGAATGGAAAAAAATGGTTCAAACCTACTACAATCCCGAAAAAGAAATAACCATCGCTCTTGTAGGAAAATATGTAGAGCTTCCCGATGCCTATCTCAGCGTTGCCGAAGCCCTAACGGCAGCCGGTATTTATCATAAAACCTCAATCAAACTTCTTTGGATCGATTCAAAAAAAATAGAAACTAAGGAAGATGCTGCTGCCTTTTTAAAGGATGCAGACGGAATTATCGTGCCGGGAGGTTTCGGCGACAGGGGCATTAACGGAATGCTTTTAACGGCCCAATTTGCCCGCGAAAATAAAATTCCTTATTTCGGCATCTGCTTAGGTATGCAGATTGCGGCCATCGAATATGCCTTAAACGCCCTGCACATCGAAGAAGCCAATTCTTCCGAATTCGATAAAAATGCTAAAAATCCGGTTATCGACCTGATGCCCGACCAAAAAGACGTAAAAATCGGCGGCACCCTCCGTCTAGGTCTATACCGATGTATGATAGCCGAAGGCTCCCTTGCAGAAAAAGCCTATAAATCCCACGAAATCCAAGAAAGGCACCGCCACAGATACGAGTTCAACAACCTGTACAGGGAAAAATTCGATAATTCGGATATGATTTTTTCAGGCCTTAATCCTGAACGCAATTTAGTGGAAATCGTTGAGCTAAAAAGCCATCCTTGGTTTGCCGCCGTTCAATTCCATCCCGAATTTGCCTCAAGGCCCAACAAGCCCCATCCCCTGTTTAGGGATTTTATTGAAGCTGCAATTAAAAATAAATAA
- a CDS encoding TatD family hydrolase — MQIFDTHAHVGLIYSDPIEQLRVVQEARQGSVTRIVSICNSLHDFSKVYETLRFSPAVYHAVGVSPSEVTSPGKDWQKTIEESLKLPNVVAVGEIGLDYCKKYGDKRSQIELFIAQLDIASKAGFPVIIHNREAGKDLLDILKERIPKEGGVLHCYSEDDIYAKEALNLPLYFSFAGNLTYRNARNLHDTVLALPLDRIVVESESPFMPPSVYRGQRNMPANTIETVKFMAEMLSMDIEELADQLWKNSCKLFRLPE, encoded by the coding sequence ATGCAGATTTTTGATACTCATGCTCATGTCGGCTTGATCTATTCCGATCCGATTGAGCAATTACGCGTTGTACAGGAAGCCCGCCAAGGCTCTGTAACAAGAATAGTAAGTATATGTAACAGTCTCCACGACTTTTCCAAGGTGTATGAAACTCTTAGGTTTTCACCGGCGGTGTACCATGCCGTAGGTGTATCTCCGTCTGAAGTTACATCTCCCGGAAAAGACTGGCAAAAAACAATAGAAGAAAGCTTAAAATTACCCAATGTAGTGGCCGTAGGAGAAATAGGCCTTGATTACTGCAAAAAATACGGAGATAAACGCTCCCAGATTGAGCTTTTTATCGCTCAGCTTGACATTGCCTCAAAGGCAGGTTTTCCGGTAATTATTCACAATAGAGAGGCAGGAAAGGATCTTCTTGATATCTTAAAGGAAAGGATTCCCAAAGAAGGAGGCGTTTTACACTGCTACTCCGAAGACGATATTTATGCAAAAGAAGCTTTAAACCTTCCTTTATACTTCTCTTTTGCGGGAAATCTAACTTACCGCAATGCAAGAAATTTGCATGATACTGTATTGGCCCTTCCTCTTGACCGCATCGTTGTCGAATCCGAAAGCCCCTTTATGCCGCCTTCGGTATACCGAGGCCAAAGGAATATGCCGGCCAACACCATCGAAACCGTAAAGTTTATGGCTGAGATGCTTTCGATGGATATTGAAGAACTTGCCGATCAACTTTGGAAAAACAGCTGTAAGCTCTTCCGACTGCCAGAATAA
- a CDS encoding ankyrin repeat domain-containing protein translates to MQNIILTTKKIFILAFILILITANFMSCKTAPAKEETLIDLIKAGKSEELQERLNSSAINMKDEEGNSLLHIAAVKNNPIIVRLLINMDADIEAQNNVGETPLAAALNNSSYAAVQVLAEYNANIFAKDNEGVKPFDTACKNNVPNLILTSQTIKQKDENHDTALHLAVKAIDKQLTEQILAIAPPETMYNKENLSPLGIAYNHNDVEDSAEIASILLLAGIEPMGKDFAEFETASLARNYSMRFSDGETLLHIFARKGYTGFLKFLIKNKVPIDVKDISSSTAMQEAVYNGNTEAAILLLQAGADPNSRNSSGNTALHLVMPEASRSKLFNELITAGANPNLKDNYGETPLHIAARIGMNDDILDQLLKAGADINERNKKGQTPLILAIDRNQTQQVDFLINHGADIHAEDKSGESAFIHSLSMGLPMVEHVVTEKNSTERDSNGSTPLHLAVSRRASSDIIYYLIEKKSLINTRNKLGNTPLHIAAEKNYREAGEILIANNADIFYANLNGDSPLKFAMTLREGREDWMINSHTIGAGDGAGNTPLHLAAEWQILPMIPYLIDKGADINARNANNETPLFNAVKTDSPEAVKALLGGGLSKKADLDARDFLGNTILHAAVRWSAYKSADFILSKDAEEYVRLINAKNLAGKTVLHEAAKQGEIKFINIFLKAKVDVNSADETGRSPLSEAVLANQTQAIDLLLKNGASPVQQDMYGRTALHEAVEISEESLILVRNAGGNPLAKDAYGKTPFSLALNKNIRTVDLVLGNDSLLTDTDGDTPLHIAVKERVSLDYFQRIMKKKYPVNKRNKNGETVLLLSIQNSQKEITRALLAGGADPFIVNNKGVSAMTEIFTHHPDFTPIAAEFSLKQTDTLGDGMLHYAAKFADVQTLKDLLALPGIKLDVKNTAGETPYQVALRWNRSEIAELLKTE, encoded by the coding sequence ATGCAAAATATTATTCTCACAACAAAAAAAATATTTATACTCGCATTTATTTTAATTTTAATTACGGCAAATTTTATGTCGTGCAAAACAGCTCCTGCCAAAGAAGAAACTCTAATTGATCTTATAAAGGCAGGAAAATCGGAAGAGCTGCAAGAAAGACTTAACAGCTCTGCCATAAATATGAAGGATGAAGAAGGAAACAGTCTTTTACATATTGCCGCTGTTAAAAACAATCCTATAATCGTACGTCTTTTGATAAACATGGATGCCGATATAGAAGCACAAAATAATGTTGGAGAAACACCTCTCGCAGCAGCTTTAAACAATTCGTCCTATGCTGCCGTTCAGGTTTTAGCTGAATACAATGCAAATATATTTGCTAAAGATAACGAGGGTGTAAAGCCTTTCGATACGGCTTGTAAAAACAATGTCCCGAATTTAATTCTAACTTCTCAAACCATAAAGCAAAAAGATGAAAACCACGACACAGCCCTGCACCTTGCAGTAAAAGCGATTGATAAGCAGCTGACAGAGCAAATTCTGGCTATTGCCCCCCCTGAAACCATGTACAATAAAGAAAACTTAAGCCCGCTTGGTATAGCATACAACCACAATGATGTCGAAGATTCAGCCGAAATTGCATCCATTCTTTTACTTGCAGGCATAGAGCCAATGGGAAAGGATTTTGCTGAATTTGAAACGGCAAGCCTTGCCCGCAACTACTCAATGCGTTTTAGCGATGGAGAAACCTTGCTTCATATTTTTGCAAGAAAGGGTTATACCGGATTTTTAAAATTCTTAATTAAAAACAAGGTTCCAATTGATGTAAAGGATATTTCGAGCTCAACGGCAATGCAGGAAGCCGTTTATAACGGAAATACGGAAGCCGCTATATTGCTATTACAGGCAGGAGCCGATCCAAACAGCCGTAACTCATCAGGCAACACAGCCCTCCATTTGGTTATGCCGGAGGCCTCCCGCTCAAAATTATTTAATGAGCTTATTACTGCAGGAGCTAATCCTAACCTTAAAGATAACTACGGGGAAACCCCTCTTCATATTGCTGCACGAATTGGAATGAATGACGACATTCTTGACCAACTGTTAAAAGCCGGCGCCGATATAAATGAAAGAAATAAAAAGGGACAAACCCCTCTTATTTTGGCTATTGACAGAAATCAGACACAGCAAGTGGATTTTTTGATAAATCACGGAGCCGACATACATGCCGAGGATAAGTCGGGTGAATCAGCTTTTATTCATTCATTAAGTATGGGGCTTCCGATGGTCGAACATGTTGTTACCGAAAAAAACAGCACAGAAAGGGATTCCAACGGATCTACCCCGCTTCATTTAGCAGTCAGCCGCAGGGCAAGTTCCGATATTATTTATTATCTAATCGAAAAAAAGAGTTTAATAAATACGCGTAATAAACTTGGAAACACACCTCTCCACATAGCTGCCGAAAAGAACTACCGCGAAGCAGGAGAAATATTGATAGCAAATAATGCAGATATATTCTATGCTAATCTAAACGGCGACAGTCCGCTAAAATTTGCAATGACCTTACGCGAGGGCAGAGAAGATTGGATGATAAACTCCCACACAATAGGTGCCGGAGACGGAGCAGGAAATACGCCCCTTCATCTTGCTGCCGAATGGCAAATTTTACCGATGATACCTTATTTAATCGATAAGGGAGCGGACATAAATGCAAGAAATGCAAATAATGAAACACCTCTTTTTAACGCAGTCAAAACCGACAGCCCTGAGGCCGTAAAAGCCTTATTAGGTGGAGGCTTATCAAAAAAAGCCGATTTGGATGCAAGGGACTTTTTAGGAAATACGATTTTACATGCAGCCGTAAGATGGTCAGCTTATAAATCCGCCGATTTTATTTTAAGCAAGGACGCGGAAGAATATGTAAGGCTTATAAATGCAAAAAATCTTGCAGGAAAAACGGTTTTACATGAAGCGGCTAAACAAGGCGAAATAAAATTCATCAATATCTTTTTAAAAGCCAAGGTTGATGTAAATTCAGCAGATGAAACAGGGCGATCCCCCTTATCCGAAGCCGTACTTGCAAATCAAACCCAAGCCATCGATCTTTTATTAAAAAATGGAGCATCTCCCGTTCAGCAGGATATGTACGGAAGAACAGCCCTGCATGAAGCTGTAGAAATTTCAGAAGAAAGCCTCATTCTTGTACGCAATGCAGGAGGTAACCCTTTAGCCAAAGATGCCTACGGAAAAACTCCCTTCAGTCTTGCCTTGAATAAAAATATAAGAACTGTAGATCTTGTACTCGGCAATGACAGTCTTTTAACCGACACTGATGGAGACACTCCTCTTCACATAGCAGTAAAGGAAAGAGTGAGCCTTGATTATTTCCAAAGAATTATGAAAAAGAAATATCCCGTAAATAAGCGAAATAAAAACGGAGAAACGGTTCTTTTACTTTCAATTCAAAACAGTCAAAAAGAAATAACACGGGCTCTCTTAGCAGGAGGAGCGGATCCTTTTATAGTCAATAATAAAGGAGTTTCTGCTATGACGGAGATTTTTACACATCATCCTGACTTTACTCCTATAGCAGCAGAGTTCTCATTAAAGCAGACCGATACACTTGGAGACGGAATGCTGCATTATGCCGCCAAATTTGCAGATGTACAAACTTTAAAAGACCTCTTGGCTCTTCCCGGTATAAAGCTTGATGTAAAAAATACTGCAGGAGAAACACCTTATCAAGTCGCCCTAAGATGGAATAGAAGTGAAATAGCAGAGCTTTTAAAAACGGAATAA
- the dusB gene encoding tRNA dihydrouridine synthase DusB: MEELLYKPVSIGGLLLSGNIFLAPVAGYSDKAFRSICVDCGADFTYTEMVSSEALVRDSDKTESLIGRAPNEKAYAVQIFGSNPEYMAKTAVIIAEKYSPECIDINSGCPMAKITKNGAGSALMTDIPLLYRIVKAVNDAMAPYKIPVTLKIRSGFTADKLNWKEAATAAIDAGVKMLTLHPRTRSQVYSGKADWNILAELVQFAKPYQIPIFGSGDLFSPEDAKKMLEETGCAGIMFARGAMGNPFIFTQTRELLTNGTYGEISTKQKICTGFKELVFLCDEKGEEKGCREMRKRFAAYTKGIPDGSRLRQELVQASTIAEYKAIIQNAFNISCF, encoded by the coding sequence ATGGAAGAATTACTTTACAAGCCCGTCTCAATAGGCGGGCTTCTTTTATCGGGGAACATCTTTTTAGCCCCTGTTGCAGGCTATTCCGACAAGGCCTTCCGCTCCATCTGCGTGGACTGCGGTGCGGATTTTACATACACCGAAATGGTATCCTCGGAAGCCCTCGTGAGGGATTCCGATAAAACCGAAAGTCTCATCGGAAGAGCTCCTAACGAAAAGGCCTATGCCGTACAGATTTTCGGCTCAAACCCCGAATATATGGCAAAAACAGCCGTCATAATCGCCGAAAAATATTCTCCCGAATGTATCGACATAAATTCCGGCTGCCCTATGGCAAAGATTACCAAAAACGGAGCCGGATCAGCCTTGATGACGGACATTCCTCTTTTGTACAGGATTGTAAAGGCCGTAAACGATGCTATGGCCCCTTATAAGATACCCGTAACCCTTAAAATACGCTCAGGCTTTACCGCCGACAAACTTAACTGGAAAGAAGCAGCCACCGCTGCCATAGATGCGGGAGTCAAAATGCTCACCCTCCATCCCCGTACCCGCTCACAGGTGTATTCGGGCAAGGCCGATTGGAACATCCTTGCTGAGCTGGTTCAATTTGCAAAGCCTTATCAAATTCCGATTTTCGGATCGGGAGATTTGTTTTCACCTGAGGATGCCAAAAAAATGCTTGAAGAAACAGGCTGTGCCGGCATAATGTTTGCCCGCGGCGCTATGGGAAACCCCTTTATTTTTACTCAAACAAGGGAACTGTTGACCAATGGAACATACGGCGAAATAAGCACGAAACAAAAAATATGCACCGGCTTTAAAGAGCTCGTCTTTTTATGCGATGAAAAGGGAGAAGAAAAAGGCTGCCGCGAAATGCGTAAACGCTTTGCCGCCTACACCAAAGGCATACCCGACGGCTCTCGCCTCCGCCAAGAATTGGTACAAGCCTCAACAATAGCGGAGTATAAAGCTATAATTCAAAATGCTTTTAATATTTCTTGCTTTTAA
- a CDS encoding GGDEF domain-containing protein gives MITDKQKIEALGNTPLFAGWDEVYLKDIADKAGIDSYQKGDIIFQQDTKGDRFYILVEGNVIILSPEDNSVLAEFVSGEMFGETAMLTQDEQKAIASANENSIILSFPKDGVPMEEVFKNNPVTYAQLLKSYLVMVSRRTRKANSLIKENSPIMKELQKQVYGDKLTGLLNKAYLEENIADFMKSSFSLIMMKPDNFKAINDTYGHEKGDACLTFIGNHLSHFLDTDSVLMRYQGNEFAVLTPDQGRNGAASLAEKIKVELENLDISPVLNNSFKLSMSLGILLHPDTKIAKTEFIKQCAEMPLIGRARGGSMILFEEDINE, from the coding sequence ATGATTACTGATAAGCAGAAAATAGAGGCTTTAGGAAACACCCCTCTTTTTGCAGGATGGGATGAAGTTTACTTAAAAGACATAGCCGATAAGGCTGGGATAGACAGCTATCAAAAAGGAGATATTATCTTTCAGCAGGACACAAAAGGTGACCGCTTTTACATTCTTGTAGAAGGAAATGTAATCATTTTATCTCCTGAAGATAATTCCGTTCTAGCCGAATTTGTAAGCGGTGAAATGTTCGGTGAAACGGCTATGCTTACCCAGGATGAGCAAAAGGCCATAGCTTCTGCCAATGAAAATTCTATTATTCTTTCGTTTCCTAAAGACGGAGTTCCTATGGAAGAGGTCTTTAAAAACAATCCTGTAACTTACGCTCAACTTTTAAAGTCCTACTTGGTAATGGTTTCAAGAAGAACTCGAAAAGCCAATTCTTTAATAAAAGAAAATTCTCCCATTATGAAGGAATTACAGAAGCAGGTTTATGGAGATAAGCTTACAGGGCTTTTAAACAAGGCCTATCTTGAAGAAAATATTGCGGACTTTATGAAAAGTTCTTTTTCTCTTATTATGATGAAGCCCGATAATTTTAAGGCTATAAACGACACCTATGGGCACGAGAAAGGGGATGCCTGTCTTACCTTTATAGGTAATCATCTGAGTCATTTTTTAGATACGGATTCGGTTTTAATGCGTTATCAGGGAAACGAATTTGCCGTTTTAACGCCTGATCAGGGCAGGAATGGGGCTGCAAGTTTAGCGGAAAAGATAAAGGTAGAACTTGAAAATTTGGATATATCCCCGGTCTTAAACAATTCTTTTAAGTTGAGTATGAGTTTAGGTATTTTACTCCATCCCGATACGAAGATTGCGAAAACGGAATTTATAAAACAATGCGCCGAGATGCCTCTTATCGGACGGGCCCGCGGAGGCTCAATGATTCTCTTTGAGGAGGATATAAATGAATAG
- a CDS encoding GGDEF domain-containing protein encodes MNSSKQRWLEILQKARLFAHLSIKEIEVLAEAMFYSEFEAGQTLVYEGESGNELFIIVKGTISVSVKSEGKEIELVRLGAGDFFGEMAMLEQEHRSATCKAVESTSCLVLKSQDFSSLIIDQPKIASTVLYNMLKITGGRLSKTDGLLSQIIQWGDDAKKRAITDEFTGLYNRRYLDESFESLLKRCVRQHIGVSFAMVDIDHFGQLNRDYGAVFCDKVLLAIVEVFKRNFDTDDILIRYGGDEFSFIIRGMLERAAHQCKRVCTEVNALTFQEHPELRVSCSIGLALYDEKMTTPELLKFSDTALYSAKEGGRNRVSVYQK; translated from the coding sequence ATGAATAGCTCAAAACAAAGATGGCTTGAGATTTTACAGAAAGCGCGGCTTTTTGCTCATCTTTCGATAAAAGAAATAGAAGTCTTGGCTGAAGCTATGTTTTATTCCGAATTTGAAGCGGGGCAGACTCTCGTTTATGAAGGTGAATCGGGTAATGAACTTTTTATCATTGTAAAAGGTACTATTTCCGTTTCGGTAAAATCCGAAGGAAAAGAAATTGAACTTGTCCGTCTTGGAGCGGGAGATTTTTTCGGTGAAATGGCTATGCTCGAACAAGAGCACCGCTCGGCAACCTGTAAGGCTGTAGAATCCACCTCTTGCCTTGTTTTAAAATCTCAAGATTTTTCTTCTCTTATCATAGACCAGCCGAAAATCGCTTCAACGGTTTTATACAATATGCTTAAAATCACCGGCGGACGTTTAAGTAAGACGGACGGTCTTTTATCGCAGATAATCCAATGGGGTGATGATGCAAAAAAAAGAGCGATTACCGACGAGTTTACGGGACTTTACAATAGAAGGTATTTAGATGAATCATTTGAAAGCCTACTTAAACGCTGTGTCCGTCAGCACATCGGGGTAAGCTTTGCAATGGTGGATATAGACCACTTTGGTCAGCTTAACAGAGATTACGGAGCCGTCTTTTGCGATAAGGTTCTATTAGCCATTGTCGAAGTTTTTAAACGTAATTTTGATACGGACGATATTTTAATCCGTTACGGCGGCGATGAGTTTTCGTTTATTATCAGAGGAATGTTGGAAAGAGCCGCACATCAGTGCAAAAGAGTGTGTACCGAAGTTAATGCTCTGACTTTTCAAGAGCATCCTGAATTACGGGTTTCATGCTCAATCGGTCTTGCCTTATATGATGAAAAGATGACGACACCTGAACTTTTAAAATTTTCAGATACGGCTCTTTATTCTGCCAAAGAGGGCGGCAGAAACAGGGTATCCGTTTATCAAAAATAG
- a CDS encoding lysoplasmalogenase, with the protein MYNECLDPWCIAALALFLVISIIHLIKCFQQRQKWADMTKFMLMPVFLLFFLAFSFVSIKTFSVLNVLIIIALIFSFLGDAALLFDWEKQNFALGILFFAITQISYIVFAILGANVEYIPLIPGIVTAAIFLISIVYAVLRTKKYLKGFKPIIIVYALIISSMSWLFIVFAFANQSLGFILAAIGSIFFLISDTMVATKYFLGGKAGMRFLIMKTYILAQLLIVLGAIGIIGA; encoded by the coding sequence ATGTATAATGAATGTTTAGATCCTTGGTGTATCGCAGCTCTTGCTTTGTTTTTAGTTATTTCGATTATTCATTTAATCAAGTGCTTTCAACAAAGACAAAAATGGGCGGATATGACAAAATTTATGCTGATGCCGGTTTTTCTTTTATTCTTTTTGGCTTTCAGCTTTGTAAGTATTAAAACATTTTCGGTATTAAATGTTTTAATAATAATTGCTTTGATTTTCAGCTTTTTGGGAGATGCAGCTCTTCTTTTTGATTGGGAAAAACAGAACTTTGCTCTTGGAATCTTATTTTTTGCAATTACACAAATATCTTATATAGTTTTTGCAATACTCGGTGCTAATGTTGAATATATTCCCCTTATCCCCGGAATTGTAACAGCGGCGATTTTTTTAATTTCAATTGTTTATGCCGTACTGAGAACAAAAAAATACTTAAAAGGGTTTAAACCTATTATAATAGTTTACGCCCTTATAATCTCATCGATGAGCTGGCTTTTTATAGTTTTTGCCTTTGCAAACCAATCTTTAGGGTTTATATTGGCTGCTATAGGAAGTATTTTCTTTCTCATATCGGATACCATGGTTGCAACCAAATACTTTTTGGGCGGCAAGGCCGGAATGCGATTTCTTATTATGAAAACCTATATTCTTGCCCAACTTTTAATCGTATTAGGAGCTATAGGAATTATAGGAGCTTAA